GCGCCAGGTCCTTCACGCCGGTGCCGTAGCCGACGCCCATCTTCTTGGCGCCCGCAGCCAGGATGTTCTGCCAGTCGGCAGCCAGCTGGACGGCAGCGTCGAAGTCGATGTCCTCGCCGATGACGACGGGCGCGGAGAGGATCCAGCGGGCGTAGAGCCCGCCGCCGGAGTGCTCCACGCGGCTCGGCGAGGGGAGGCGCGCGAACTTGGCGATATCGATGGCCTCGCGCTCGTCCTTGGGCAGGCCGGCCGTCTTGTGGCCGTCGTCGCCGAAGTCGAGGTCCGACCACATGTCGAGCAGGGCGTGGGAGTCGCGGGCGGCGCCGCGGGACCCGGCGGCGAGCCGCTCCTTGACGGTGGTGACGCGGGTGTAGATGCCTTCGACGCCCGCGCGGTCCTCGGTCATCGCCCACTGGACGGCGGTATCGAGGTTGTCGGTCTGGATGCCCGTCCAGTTCCGGGTGGAGCAGAGCGCGATGAGACCCGGGGCGGTGCCGAAGTGCGAGGTGAGCCAGGCCCGGACGATCTCCGGGTCTGCGGTCAGCGGCTCGGGGGTGGTGTTCACGAACGGTGGCTCGCTTCTGTGGTGCCGACGGGTGTTCGTGTGGTGCGGGCCGGGGCGGTGTGGGGTCCGCCCCGGCCCGCGGCCTGCTACCCGGTGCCTCCGTCTCCCCGCCGGAGCGCGCCGAACGGGCCTTGCGCGATCTGGTGCTTGGCCACCTCGGCCGAGGGAAGCGGGCCGTCGGCGAGGATCACGTCCGTGAGCGTCTCGCCGGTGTAGGTGGCGGTTCCGTCCCCGGCGAGACGGGCGACCTTGAAGCGGTCGCCGAGGCCGGAGGCGATCACGGAGCGGCGCAGCGCGGGCTGGATGTTGTCCATCAGCTCGTTGCCCCAGGGGCCTTCGAGGGCGAGGAGCAGCGCCATCTGCCAGTTGCAGACCGGTACCGGATAGGTGCGGCCGTCGGGCATGTGGACGGTGTACTCGTCGATGCGCGGCGCGACGGGCGGGTCCTGGCTGGCCTCGGCGATCTCGTCGTCCCGCATGCGGTGCCACTGCTCCGGGGTGGCGCCGGTGATGGACAGGACTTCGTGGACGAAGAACCAGTCCGCGTCTCGGCCCGTGTCGGCGAGGACGCACCGGAGGCTGCCCAGCCCCATGAAGCCGATGGGATCTGGGAGTTGGGGGATCAGGCGTCCCTGCCGTTCGGCGAGGTCGCATACGGACAGCAGGGTCCGGGCGCGGTACCGGCGCAGGCGTCCGGCTTTGCGGTCGCGGCGGATGGTGGCCCGGTACGTCTTGGGGTCGGCGGGGCCGGGGCGGCCGGGGGTGTCGCCGGCCGTCGGCGTGCTGTCCGCGGTCACCGGGTGGCCGCCTCGGTGTCGTGCAGGCGGTTGTTGGCCTCTTCGCAGGAGAGGAACTCGGCGAGCTTCTCCAGTTCGCCGCAGTGGTCGCGGATCCGCTTGGCCTCGGCCCGCAGCCCGGCTGAGTCCAGGCCCGTCCAGCCGCCCCCCGCCTCGAAGCCGAGGGAGACCTGGTTGCCTTCGGTCTCCTCGGCCATCAGGGAGGCGCCGAGGTAGTTGCCGGTGCCGTCCGGGTCGGGCAGGGCCAGCTCGCGGGAGGTGTGGACGTTGTGCTCGCCGGTCTCCTTGCACCAGGGGAACTCCGGGCAGAACTCCGGCCGGGGCTCGTGGGCCTGGCGGGCGAGGTGCCGTACCTGGGCGGCGAAGGCGTCGAGCCGGTCGGCGTACTCGTCGGCCTGCTGCGGCGTGAGGATGGTGTACGGGTCGTCCTCGGTGCCGACGGTCAGGTGCACGTTGGGCGTGGGGTTGGTGCAGTTGTCGTTGCCGTACAGCACGGCGTGCATGAGGGGACCGGTGATGCCCTCCATGCCGGGCGGCGGGGCCAGGTCGACGCGGGCGGACTCGTGGGCGGTCGGCTCGTCGTCGTCGCCGGGCTCGATGCACCACGAGTAGCAGGGGGTGCGGAACAGCGCCGAGGCGGTGGAACGGGCGGCGGCATCGGTCGCGGTGGTCGCGGCGGTGGTCGCGGGGCGTCCGGCCTGGGGGGTGGGCACCGGCGCGGGCGCGGTGGTCTCGATGCTCATCGGGCGGCCTCCGTCCCGGTCTGCTCGGCGGCGAGCGCCGCGGTGCCTTCGTCCCAGAACACGACCGTGAACCGGTTCTCGTCGGCCTCGTAGCGGATCTCGCCGAACTCCGCTTGGATGCGGACTTCGTGCAGGCCGTCGGCGTCCTCGCGTGCCTTCATCTCCGTCAAGGCGGTGGCGGCGATGTCGTACAGGTCGGTGGTGGAGGC
Above is a window of Streptomyces sp. NBC_01803 DNA encoding:
- a CDS encoding DUF6907 domain-containing protein; translation: MSIETTAPAPVPTPQAGRPATTAATTATDAAARSTASALFRTPCYSWCIEPGDDDEPTAHESARVDLAPPPGMEGITGPLMHAVLYGNDNCTNPTPNVHLTVGTEDDPYTILTPQQADEYADRLDAFAAQVRHLARQAHEPRPEFCPEFPWCKETGEHNVHTSRELALPDPDGTGNYLGASLMAEETEGNQVSLGFEAGGGWTGLDSAGLRAEAKRIRDHCGELEKLAEFLSCEEANNRLHDTEAATR